A region of the Sodalis ligni genome:
CGACAGCGAGGGTTTAGTGGTATTGGGTCTATTTTGGTCCATAACGTCCCTTTTCAATAGCTTGTTCAATAACTTGCAAAATAATGATAAGCGATATCATACAGCCAAAACACACACCCATCTGCCAATGCCTAACGCCGAACGGTTGAACGTAGCGCCGGACATGGCACCGGAAGATGATAAAACATCCTATCATCTTTAACCGCTGTTAGGCGGTGTCCGGCACAGGCTTTTCGCCGGGGCAGGCATTTCTTTTTCTTATTAATCCCCTGCCGTTAAAACTCGCCTACTTTATGTATATACAAAATTAGAATGCCGTTAGCGTCAGCGTAAAAGCCGCCGGTGGAAAAAATAATCCCCTGTTTTAACGCGTATTTATCATAGGATTATCCTATGCAGAAAGCCGTGATTTTCGTCTGTACGGGCTTTACTTCCCCCCTTGATATTATATGGTATATACCAATCAATTAAAACCAGCTTTTCCCTTATCTTTCCTGCGGATTAAGGGAAACCGCGATTGACGGGTGAACGGGATGATAAGAATAGGGGTTGATATCGGCGGAACCTTCACCGATTTCGTCGTCTGGCGCAGCGGCGGGCGGCAGGAACAATGGCAATCCTTTAAGGTACCCTCCACCCCGCCGAATTTCGCCCGGGGTTTTCAGGACGGATTCGAAAAACTGCTGGCTGAACTGGCCATCGGGCCGCAAGAGCCTGTGGTGATAATGCACGGCACAACCGTCAGCACCAATGCGGTGATTGAACGCTCCCAGCCGCCGGTGGCCCTGCTGGTTACCCAGGGATTTCGGGATATTTTGGAATTGCAGCGGCTGCGCCTGATTGATCCCACCAATCTGCTGGGCACGCGCAGGCTGCCGCTGATTGAACGCCACCAGGTCTTTGAAATAGGGGAACGCCTGGGGGCGGACGGCGCTATCGTTGAACCGCTGTCGGCGGATTCGGTGGCCCTGGCCGTTGAACAGGTGCGCGCCGCCGGCATGACGGGCATAGCCGTCGCCTTTATGAACAGTTACCAGAATCCCGCCCATGAACAGCAGACCCGCGCATTGATTAACCGGCTGGCGCCGGAGCTGGATGTTTGCCTGTCAAGTGATGTCTGGCCGCGTCCGGGAGAGTATGAACGGGCCATCAATGCGCTGCTGAACGTCTACGTTAAACCCTGCATGTCCTCCTATCTGCAGCAGATTGAAAGCTATCTCGCCAGCCGCCTGCGGCACGTCCAGCTGTTTATCACCCGCTCCAACGGCGGCGCCATGTCGGCGCGGGAAGCGCGGGATTTCCCGGTGCATACCCTGCTTTCCGGCCCCGCCTCGGGGGTCACGGCGGCGCAGCTGATGGCCCGCGCCGCGCCGGAACGGCACTATCTCACCATGGATATGGGGGGCACCAGCACCGATATTTCCCTTATCCGCGAGGGCATGGCGGCGGTAGTGGATCAGACGGAAGTGGGCGAGTTTCCCCTTACCATGCCGGTGACCGGCATTGAAGCCATCGGGGCGGGAGGCGGTTCCATCGGCCGCTTTGACGGACCGGTATTCCGTATCGGCCCGATGAGCGCCGGCGCCTGGCCCGGACCCGCCTGCTTCGGCCGGGGAGGAAACCGGCCCACCGTCACCGATGCCTACCTGCTGTGCGGCTACCTGTCCGCCGATGCCTTTCTCGGCGGCGCCATGATCCTGGATCGGGACGCGGCCCATCAGGCGTTTATGCCCCTGGCCCAACGCATGGGGGAGACGGTGACCGGCGCGGCCAGCGCCGCGATTTCCATCGCCACCTCCAATATGGTGGCCAGCGTCTTGCCCTACCTGGCCCGCCACGGCGTTGACCCTCAGGATGTCACCCTGGTGACGTTCGGCGGCAACGGCGCCATCCACGGACCGCTGCTGGCGGCGGAAATCGGTATCCCCTCCCTTATCGTGCCCAATACCCCTTCGGTTTTTTGCGCCGTGGGCGGCGTGGTGGCGGAGCTGACCCACGACATGGTGGCCATTGTGCAACAGGGGGCCATGGACACCACCCGGTTACGGCAGGTTTTCACCGCCTTGCAGGATGAGGCCGCCGCATGGCTGGCGCGGCAGACCGATGCGACCAATATAGAGGCCGTCGTGCTGGAATACTGGGCGGATCTGCGCTATCGCGGCCAATCATTTCAGATACCGGTGATAATCGCCGCCGACGCGCCAGACCACATGACCACCGAGATGGCCGTTAGCGCCTTTCACGGCGAGCATCTGCGTTTGCATGCCCATGCCGATCCCCAGGGACGGGTGGAATTTATCGAACTACGGGTGCGTATCCGCGGCGCGCTGGCTACCCCCGACAGCCATGCGCCGGCGGAGTTGAAATCCGTTGCCGCCCCGAGTCCCTGCGGCCACCGGCAGCTGCACATCGGCGCCGCGCATTTCGACCACTGCCCGGTCTATGCCAGGTCAGGCCTCGGCGTCGGCGCGAGCGTTTTTGGACCCTGTATCATCAGCCAGAGCGACGCGACAGTACTGGTTCCACAGCATTTCACCGCCCGGGTGCAGCCCGACGGCGCCCTTTTTATGATGCAGGAGCGTTGACCGTGGATCCCATACAAACCGTTATCATGAATAACCGCTTTAACGCCATCGTCGAAGAAGCGTCGGTCACGTTGTATCGCACCGCCCATACCACCTTCGTCAAGCTGGTGCAGGATTTCCAGTGCGCCCTGGCCACGCCTCAAGGGGAAGTGTTCGCCTACCCCAGCCATTCCGGCGTCAATGCCTTTATCGGCCTGTCGGTATCCGGCGGACTGGCGGGCATCGGCCTGGAAAATCTGGAGCCGGGCGACTGCATCATTACCAACGATCCGTTCAGCACCGACGGCATGGTGACGCATATTATGGATGTCTCAATGGTTCGGCCGATTTTTCGGCAATGAACTTATCGCCCTGGCCTGGTCGTTTGTCCACGCCTCCGATATCGGCGGCGCGGTGCCGGGCAGCATTTCACCGGCCTTTACCGAGGTGTTCCAGGAAGGACTGCGGGTCAGGCCCACCAAGCTCTACAAGCGCGGCCAACTGGATACCGCCATTCGCAACATTTTTATCGATAACAGCCGTATTGCCGATGAGCTGTGGGGGGATTTCCAGGCGATGATCTCAGCCCTCACCAGTATGGATAACCGGCTGAATCAATTATGCCGGCGCTACGGCATCCAGCAGGTGCGGGCGGGGATGGATGCGTCCCTGGCCCTGTCCGAGGTGAAGACCCGCGAGATCATTCGCCGCATTCCCAACGGGGACTATCCCTTTGCGGATTATATCGAAGGCATGACGGAAGGGGATTTTATTCATATCAACGCCGTGATGCGCGTCAGCGACGAACACATTGTGTTCGACTTCAGCGGCACCGACCCGCAGGTGGCGGCGGCCTTTAATTATGTCACCGGCGCCCGCGCCCATCCTTATACCCTGCAGGCGTTTATCTATTACATTTTGACCCTGGAACCGGAAGCTCCGCGTAACTCCGGCCTGCTGCGGGCGCTGGAGGTCATCGCCCCGCGCGGGACCATCATCAATGCCGAATTTCCGGCGGCGGGCGGTTCCCGCGTCACCACCAGCACCCGGGTCTACGACGTGATTCTGGGCTGCCTGAACGCCGCGCTGCCGGACGGGCTGACCGCCGCCGGCCCCGGCATGTCGGGGGTGATTGTCGTCTCCGCCAAAGATCCCCGCGGCGACGGCAACCGTGTCAGCGTCATCAATCCCCTGTGCGGCGGCGGCGGCGGACGCTTCGGCATCGACGGCACCGACGGCGTGGATTCCCGATCCGGCTATCTGCGCACCGTGCCCGCCGAAATTATCGAAGCCGAAACGGTAATACGGGTCAAACGTTATGCCCTGGTCACCGACAGCCAGGCCCCCGGCCGCTGGCAGAGCGGCGCCGCCATTGCCCTGGAGCTGGAAAATACCGGGCCGGAGGCGGTAATGACGGTGCGGGGCATGAATCGCTTTTATTTTCGTCCTTGGGGCGCCCGCGGCGGCCAGTGCGGCCATTTGGGATCGGTGGTGCTCAATCCCGGTACCGACGATGAACGCAACCTGGGCAAGATCGATGTCTTGAAGATGAAACGCCATGACGTGGTACGCCTCACCTCCCCCGCCGGCGGCGGTTTTGGCGATCCGTTCCTGCGCGACCCGGCGCTTATTGCCCGCGATGTGCGCCGCGGGCTGGTGACGCCCTTCAATGCCAGGAGCAGCTACGGCGTTGCGGTGGATGAGGAGGGCCGCGTTGACGGCGCCGCCACCCATCGGCTGCGGGCCGGCCATATCCCCGATCAAAGCCGGGTGACGCTGGGCAGCGCCCGGGATCAGCTGGATGTTGTCTGGCCGCGGGAAATCCGCGGGGCGCTGGCGGCCGGTCTGTTGCAGCAGGAGCGGAACGTTCGCCAGCCGCTGCGCCTGGCGGTGATCAAGCGCCTGACGGCGGAGAACCGGCCGGTGACGCTGCCGTTGATGAACCGGGTTATTGACGAAGAGTTGCAGTATCTAAAGATGCATTGAATGAATAGGGCTCTGCCCGCATCCCCGGGCCAGCGGTTATAAAAAATGGTTTTTTATAGCCTTATAGTGATGTTTTCTCTTGTTGGAGACCAAACATGCGTCATCTGCTTAGGCAAATCTTGTTAGCGCCCGTG
Encoded here:
- a CDS encoding hydantoinase/oxoprolinase family protein; this translates as MIRIGVDIGGTFTDFVVWRSGGRQEQWQSFKVPSTPPNFARGFQDGFEKLLAELAIGPQEPVVIMHGTTVSTNAVIERSQPPVALLVTQGFRDILELQRLRLIDPTNLLGTRRLPLIERHQVFEIGERLGADGAIVEPLSADSVALAVEQVRAAGMTGIAVAFMNSYQNPAHEQQTRALINRLAPELDVCLSSDVWPRPGEYERAINALLNVYVKPCMSSYLQQIESYLASRLRHVQLFITRSNGGAMSAREARDFPVHTLLSGPASGVTAAQLMARAAPERHYLTMDMGGTSTDISLIREGMAAVVDQTEVGEFPLTMPVTGIEAIGAGGGSIGRFDGPVFRIGPMSAGAWPGPACFGRGGNRPTVTDAYLLCGYLSADAFLGGAMILDRDAAHQAFMPLAQRMGETVTGAASAAISIATSNMVASVLPYLARHGVDPQDVTLVTFGGNGAIHGPLLAAEIGIPSLIVPNTPSVFCAVGGVVAELTHDMVAIVQQGAMDTTRLRQVFTALQDEAAAWLARQTDATNIEAVVLEYWADLRYRGQSFQIPVIIAADAPDHMTTEMAVSAFHGEHLRLHAHADPQGRVEFIELRVRIRGALATPDSHAPAELKSVAAPSPCGHRQLHIGAAHFDHCPVYARSGLGVGASVFGPCIISQSDATVLVPQHFTARVQPDGALFMMQER